Part of the Geodermatophilus obscurus DSM 43160 genome is shown below.
AGCGAGCGCCGCGCCGAACCGTCCCCCATGGCGAGGACGGCGACCGGGCCGGGGAGCCCGGCCAGCGCGCCGGCGAGGTCGTCGGGGCCGACGCCGAGGCGGACGCCGGCGTACCCGGCCCCGTCGAGCAGCCAGGCGCCGAGCGTGTGGGCCAGCGGCGTGCGGCGTCCACCGGGCCGGGCCCGTCCTGCGAAGGGCACCTCCAGGTCGACGCCCAGACCGCGGAGGTCACCGCCGTCACCGTCCCCGAAACGCCCGCAGCCCGCCTCGCCGCCGACCACCACGACCACCGCCGGCCGGGGGGCCAGCACCGCGTCGACCGCGGTCGCGCAGGCCGCCAGCAGCGTCGCGGTGTCCGCCGCCGCCCGCCCGGCCACGGCCGGCACCAGCAGCGGCGGGCAGGGGCAGAAGGCGACGGCCGACGGGGTCGCGCGGGACCGAGCGGCCGGGGCTGAGCTCACGGCAGCAGTCTCCCGGATGCGTCGTGGGACACTCCGACACGTGTCGAGCACGGAGAACGCCGGAAACTCCTCGCAGCAGCCGCCCCAGCCCGGGACGGCCGGATCCGAGGCGGTCGCCCCCGAGGCGGGGACGGCGGTGGCGCCCAGCCCCGGCGACGCCGCTCTCGTCGACCCGACCGCGGGGGCCGCCACCGAACAGGCCCCGTCGCAGGCCGCGCCGGAGACGCCCGCACCCGAGGCCTCCACTCCGGAGGCGCCCACACCCGAGGCTCCCGGTCCCGAGACCGCCATTCCCGAGTCCGCCACCCCGGGAACGCCCGCACCGCAGCACGCCGTCCCGGAGCACGCCGTCCCGCAGCACGCCGTCCCGCACCCGCCCGCCGACGCCGCCCCGGCGTCCGACCCCGCCCAGTGGGGCCGGGTGGACGAGGACGGGACGGTCTACGTGCGCACCGCCGAGGGCGAGCGCGCGGTCGGCTCGTGGCAGGCCGGCGACCCGGCCTCGGGGCTGGCCCACTACGCCCGCCGCTACGACGACCTGGCCACCGAGGTCACCCTGCTCGAGGCGCGGCTGCGGGCGCACACCGGCAACCCCAGCGAGATCAAGGCCAAGGCGCAGGCGCTAGCCGAGTCCATCCCCACCGCCACCGCCGTCGGCGACCTCGACGGGCTGGCCGCCCGCGCCCGGGCGATGGTGGGGACCGCCGACTCCGCGGCCGCCGAGTCCCGGGCGGAGAAGGCCGCCGCACGGGCCGCGCAGGTCGCCCGCAAGGAGGCGCTGGCCGTCGAGGCCGAGCAGATCGCCGCCGAGTCCACCTCGTGGAAGGCCGCCGGGGACCGGCTCAAGGCCATCGTCGAGGAGTGGAAGACCATCCGCGGCATCGACCGCAAGACCGACGAGGCGCTGTGGAGCCGCTTCGCCGCCGCCCGTGACGCCTTCGGTCGCCGCCGGGGCGCGCACTTCGCCGCCCTCGACGCCCAGCGCGGCGAGGCCCGCGCGGCCAAGCAGGAGCTCATCAACGAGGCGCAGCGGCTGTCCACGTCGACCGAGTGGGGTCCCACGAGCGCCGCCATGCGCTCGCTGATGGACCGCTGGAAGGCCGTGCCGCGCACCGGCCGCGACGGCGACGACGACCTGTGGAAGCAGTTCCGCGCCGCGCAGGACGTCTTCTTCAGCGCCCGCGCCGAGTCCGACAAGGCCCGCAACGCCGAGCAGCTGGCCAACCAGCAGGCCAAGGAGGAGATCCTCGCCGAGGCCGAGAAGCTCGACCCGTCCAGCGACCTGCGCGGAGCCCAGAACGTGCTGCGCAAGCTGCAGGAGCGCTACGACGCCATCGGCCACGTGCCGCGCGGCGCCATGCGCCAGCTGGAGGACCGGATGCAGGCCGTCGAGCAGCGCATCCGCGGCGCCGTCGACACCTCCCGCCCGCGGGTGGCTCCGGAGAACCCGATGGTCACCTCAATGCGGCAGGCGGTGACCAAGGCCGAGGAGCAGCTCGCCAAGGCCGAGGCCGCCGGCGACGGCCGCCGGATCGAGGAGGCCCGGGCGAACCTGGCCACCCGCCAGGAGTGGCTGGCCGAGGCCGAGAAGAGCGCCAACCGCCGCTGACGAAAGGACCCCGCTGCCCCCCGCCGCTCGCGAGCTCGCGGCGGGACCCTGCAGCGGGGCCGCCCTGGACCGTTACGAAGGGGCGCCGATGCGGGGCATCCCGAGCAGGACGCCGGGGGTGGTCGGGCGGGTGCCCGCCTCGGCGGCGTCGCCGGCCCGGGTGCGCCGGTGCGACACCAGTGGACCGTCGGCGACCAGGTGGTGCGGCGCCGCCTGGGTCACCACGGTCTCGACCACGTCGCCGGGGCGGACGCCGTCCGCCGCCGTGAAGTGCACCAGCCGTCCGTCGCGGGCGCGACCCGAGAGCCGGCCGCGCTGGGCGTCCTTGCTGCCCTCACCCGCCGCGACCAGCAGCTCGACGGTCCGCCCGACCTGGGCCCGGTTCTCCGCCCAGCTGATCTCGTCCTGCAGCGCGGTCAGCCGCAGGTAGCGCTCCTGCACGACCTCCTTGGGCAGCTGACCCTCCATCCCCGCGGCCGGCGTCCCGGGCCGCTTGGAGTACTGGAAGGTGAAGGCGCTGGAGAAGCGGGCCTGGCGGACCACGTCGAGGGTCTGCTCGAAGTCGGCCTCGGTCTCGCCGGGGAAGCCCACGATGATGTCGGTGGTGATCGCGGCGTCCGGCATCGCGGCCCGCACCCGGTCGATGATCCCCAGGTACCGGTCCTGCCGATAACCGCGGCGCATCCGGCGGAGGACGTCGTCCGAGCCGGACTGCAGCGGCATGTGCAACTGGTGGCAGACCGCGGGGGTCTCGGCCATCGCGGTGATGACGTCGTCGGTGAACTCCCGCGGGTGCGGGCTGGTGAACCGCACCCGCTCCAGCCCGTCGATCCGGCCGGTCGCACGCAGCAGGTCGGCGAACGCACCCCGGTCGCGGAACTCGACGCCGTAGGCGTTCACGTTCTGGCCGAGGAGGGTCACCTCGAGGACGCCCTGGTCGACCAGCGCCTGCACCTCGGCCAGGATCTCGCCGGGCCGGCGGTCCCGCTCCTTGCCGCGCAGCGCCGGGACGATGCAGAACGTGCAGGTGTTGTTGCAGCCGACGCTGATGGACACCCAGCCGGAGTAGGCGGAGTCCCGCTTGGCCGGCAGCGTCGACGGGAAGACCTCGAGGGCCTCGGCGATCTCCACCTGGGCCTCGGCGTTGTGCCGCGCGCGCTCCAGCAGCGCCGGCAGCGAGCCGACGTTGTGCGTGCCGAAGACGACGTCCACCCAGGGGGCCCGCCGGACGATCTCGCCCCGGTCCTTCTGCGCCAGGCAGCCGCCGACGGCGATCTGCATGCCCGGACGGCCGTCCTTGACCGGGCGGAGGTGGCCCAGGTTGCCGTAGAGGCGGTTGTCGGCGTTCTCCCGCACCGCGCAGGTGTTGAGGACGACGACGTCGGCGTCCTCCCCCTCGGGGGCGGCGGCGTAGCCGGCGGCCTCCAGCAGCCCGGAGAGGCGCTCGGAGTCGTGCACGTTCATCTGGCAGCCGTAGGTGCGGACCCGGTAGGTCCGCCCGGCAGCCTGCAGGTCGGTCGTCATGACGGAACGAGGGTACGGCGACCCGATCGGGCGTCCCCCGCCTCACCCGGCCGGGCTTCGTTACGCCTTCGTGATCGCGGGAGACGGATGGCGTCGTCCGCCGCCTCTAGGGTTCCCCGGGTGACCAGCCGTACCACCGGAGAGCCTCTCGTCCGCCTGTCCGGGGTCGACAAGTGGTTCGGTGAGCTGCACGTCCTGCAGGACATCGACCTGTCGATCGACCGCGGCGAGGTGGTCGTCGTCATCGGCCCGTCCGGGTCGGGCAAGTCGACGCTGTGCCGCACGATCAACCGGCTGGAGCCCATCGACTCCGGCGAGATCACCATCGACGGCCAGCGCCTGCCCGAGGAGGGCAAGGAGCTCGCCCGGCTGCGGGCCGACGTCGGCATGGTGTTCCAGAGCTTCAACCTCTTCGCCCACAAGACGATCCTCGAGAACGTCACCCTCGGCCCGATCAAGGTGCGCAAGCAGAGCAAGGGCGAGGCCGAGCGGCGCGCCCGCGAGCTGCTGGACCGGGTCGGGGTCGGCGCGCAGGCGAACAAGTACCCGGCACAGCTCTCGGGGGGCCAGCAGCAGCGGGTCGCCATCGCGCGCGCCCTCGCGATGGACCCCAAGGTGATGCTCTTCGACGAGCCGACCTCCGCGCTGGACCCCGAGATGATCAACGAGGTCCTCGACGTGATGACCTCGCTGGCCCGCGACGGCATGACGATGGTCGTCGTCACCCACGAGATGGGCTTCGCCCGCCGGGCGGCCAACCGGGTCGTGTTCATGGACGCCGGCCGGATCGTCGAGTCCGCCGTCCCCGAGACCTTCTTCACCAACCCGCAGTCGGACCGGGCCAAGGACTTCCTCGCGAAGATCCTCACCCACTGAGCCCGGTAGAGAGGAACGCACATGCGCATCACCCGCTACGCCGCCACCTTCGGAGCCCTGGGCCTCGTGCTCGCCGGCTGTTCCAGCGAGGCCGGCCAGCAGGCCGCGGAGGCCACCGCGAACGCCCCCGAGGTCGCCCAGGACGTCGAGTTCCCGGCCGGCAGCACGATGGCCGAGCTCGCCGAGGCCGGGACGATCACCGTCGGCACGAAGTTCGACCAGCCCGGCTTCGGTCTGGCCAACCCGCAGGGCGTGCCCGAGGGCTTCGACGTCGAGGTCACGAAGATCATCGCCGGTGAGCTGGGCATCGCCCCCGAGGAGATCGAGTGGAAGGAGACGGTGTCGGCCAACCGGGAGTCCTTCATCCAGAACGGCGACGTCGACATCGTCGTGGCCACGTACACGATCAACGACGCCCGGAAGCAGCTCATCGACTTCGCCGGGCCCTACTACGTGGCCGGGCAGGACATCATGGTCGCCACGGGCAACCCGCTGGCCATCGAGGGCCCTGACGACCTCGCCGGCAAGCGGGTCTGCTCGGTGGAGGGCTCCACGCCGGCACAGAACATCCGGGACAACTACCCCGAGGCCCAGCTGACCCTGTTCGACGTGTACTCCAAGTGCGCCGACGCGCTGCGCAACGGCCAGGTCGACGCGGTGACCACCGACAACGTCATCCTCACCGGCCTCGTGCAGGGCGGTCAGGGCGCGTTCGAGCTGGTGGGCAACCCCTTCACCCAGGAGCCGTACGGCATCGGCCTGACCAAGGGCGACGACGAGTTCCGCGGCTTCATCAACGACACCCTCGAGCAGGCCTTCGAGGACGGCAGCTGGGCCGCGGCCTGGGACCGGACCGCGGGCGCCATCACCGGCGAGCCGGCTCCCGAGCCCCCGACGGTCGACCGGTACTGACCGAGCGGATCCCCCTGACGCCGCCGGGCGGGACCTCCCGCCCGGCGGCGCCTCGCCGTCCCGACCCGGAGAGGAGGCGCCGTGGACTTCGTGCGCGATAACGCCGACCTGTTCCTCGATGCGTTCCTGACCACCCTCGGTCTGTCGCTGCTGGCCGGTCTGCTGGCGCTGGTGCTCGGCACCCTCCTCGCCGCGATGCGCGTCAGCCCGATCCCCCCGCTGCGCGGCCTGGCCACGTTCTATGTCGAGACCTTCCGCAACACGCCGCTCACGGTGGTCTTCTTCTTCATCATCTTCGGGCTGCCGCAGATCGACTTCGTCATCGGCTTCTTCCCGGGTGCCGTCCTGTCGGTCGGCCTCTACACCGCCGCGTTCGTCTGCGAGGCGGTGCGCTCCGGGGTCAACGCGGTGTCGGGCGGCCAGGCCGAGGCCGCGCGGGCGCTCGGGCTGACCTTCGGGCAGGCCCTCCGTGAGGTCGTCCTCCCCCAAGCGTTCCGGACCGTGGTCCCACCCCTGGGCAACGTGCTGATCGCGATGGTGAAGAACACGTCCATCGCCGCGGGCTTCTCGGTGAGCGACCTGAGCTCGCTGCTGCCCCGGCTGGTCAACGCCGACGCCGGTGACCTGACCCTCGTGCTCGTCGGCGTGGTCGTCGGCTACATGGTCATCACCCTCCCGTCCGCCCTGGCGGTCAACCAGATCGAGCGCCGGGTGGCGATCCTGCGATGACGACACCCGTCCTCTTCGACGTGCCCGGCCCGAAGGCCCGCCGGCGCATCCGCATCGGCACGGCGGTCGGCGTCCTCGTCGTCGTGGCGATCGCCGTCCTCGTCCTCGTCCGCCTGGCCGGCAACGGCCAGCTGGAGGCGCAGCGCTGGGCCGTCCTGTTCGACCCGGCCAGCCAGGTGCCGCAGGCACTCGGTCAGGCCCTGTTGCGCACCCTGCAGGTCGCGATCGTGGGCATGGTGCTGGCCACCGTGCTCGGTCTGGTGCTCTCGGTCGGCCGGCTCTCGGAGCACCGCTGGGTCCGCGTGGTCGTCACGACGTCGATCGAGTTCTTCCGCGCGGTGCCGCTGCTGGTCCTGATCTTCGCGCTCTACTTCCTGCTCCCGAAGTTCGGGATCCGGCTCAGCGCGTTCTGGGCCCTCGTGGGTGGCTTGGTCCTCTACAACGCTGCGGTGCTCGCCGAGATCTTCCGCGCCGGGATCCTGTCGGTGGACCGTGGCCAGCGCGAGGCCGCCTACGGACTCGGCATGCGCAAGACGCAGGTCATGACGCTGGTGCTGCTCCCGCAGGCGGTCCGGCGCATGCTGCCGGTGCTCATCGCCCAGCTCGTCGTGCTGCTCAAGGACACCTCGCTGGGCTTCATCATCAGTTTCCCCGAACTCCTGCGCGGAGCGCGTGGCCTGGTGGAGTTCTTCACGCTGCAGTTCGGCAACCAGTACACGTTCCAGCTCTACGTCGCCGCCGCGGTCATCTACATCGCGATCAACCTGGTGCTGTCGTGGCTGGCGCAGTACGTGGAGCGGCGCACCCGTGGCAACGCGAAGACGGCGGCCACGACGCCGACCGAGTTGCCCGCCGACGTGCAGATGGGCGGTGGCGGCGGCGTCGTCCCGACAGTCCGGTGACCCCGGTTGCCGGGTGGGGCTGCCGGGTTCGCCCGGCGGTCCCGTCCGGCGGCCGGACTGCCGAGAACTGCGACGTGGACACCGCACTCCGCCCCGCCGTGCCTCCGCTCCCGGCGCCGGTGCGCCGTCCGGCGGCACCCCCGGACGCCGCCCAGGACTTCGTGACCCGGCTGCGGGCCTCCGCGTCGTCCCTGGCCGCCGCCGCGGGCGCCGACACCGCCGTCGTGCGGGAGGTCGTGCCGCCGGCCCGCCACCGGCGCTCGCGGTGCCGGGTGGTGCTGCGCTTCGCCGGGGGTGGGGAGACGGACGTGACCTTCCTCGGGCCGGTGAGCTCCGCGGCCGCCGCGCCCGACCGGGCCTTCGACCTGCAGATCCGGGCATGGCTGTCCTGCGAGCTGGGCCGCGAGGGCAGCTGGCTGGTGGCCGACGACGAGGCACCGGACGGCGTCGCCGTCGACGTGACCGCCTGGTCGGCGGCCGAGCGCTCCGCGGAGCAACCCGCTCCGTGCGCCGGATGACCGGCCCGGGGGTGTTCCCGCTTCCCTGACCTGCGTCGGTGGGTCACCATGGGTTCCAGCTCCGAGCCGGAGGAGCGCGGTCGCCCCTGGGAGTCGCCGCATGACCGCTCTGGCCCCGCATCCCATCGTGACGCGATCGAGCACCGCTCCTGCACCGGAGAAGGGCTCGCGGCTGTCGAACTTCCTGCGGACCACCGACCACAAGACCATCGGCCTGATGTACCTGGTCACGTCGTTCGTGTGGTTCATCATCGGCGGGCTGATGGCGATGCTCATGCGCGGGGAGCTGGCCCGGCCGGGGCTGCAGTTCCTGTCGCCGGAGCAGTACAACCAGCTGGTCACCATGCACGGCACGATCATGCTGCTGTTCTTCGCGACGCCGCTGTTCTTCGCGTTCGGCAATCTGATCATGCCGCTGCAGATCGGCGCGCCCGACGTCGCCTTCCCCCGGCTGAACTCCTTCTCCTACTGGCTGTTCCTGTTCGGCTCCAGCCTCGCCGTGTCGGGCTTCTTCACGCCGGGCGGGGCCGCGGACTTCGGCTGGTACGCCTACACGCCCCTGTCCGACGTCGCGCACAGCCCCGGCGCCGGCCCGGACCTGTGGATCGCCGGCCTGGCGGTGTCCGGTCTGGGCACGATCCTCGGCGCGGTCAACTTCGCGACCACGATGGTCTGCCTCCGGGCGCCGGGCATGACGCTGTTCCGGATGCCGATCTTCTGCTGGAACACGCTGGTGACCAGCCTGCTGGTGCTCTTCGCCTTCCCGATCCTCACCGCTGCCCTGTTCGGTCTCCTGGCGGATCGGCAGATCGGCGCGCTGGTGTACTCGGAGGAGAACGGTGGGTCGATGCTGTGGCAGCACCTGTTCTGGTTCTTCGGGCACCCCGAGGTCTACATCATCGCGCTGCCGTTCTTCGGCATCGTCACCGAGATCATCCCGGTCTTCAGCCGCAAGCCGCTGTTCGGCTACAAGGGCATGGTCTTCGCGACCATCGCCATCGGCGCCTTGTCCGTGACGGTCTGGGCGCACCACATGTACGCGACCGGTGCGGTGCTGCTGCCGTTCTTCGCGTTCCTGACCTACTTGATCGCGGTGCCGACCGGCATCAAGTTCTTCAACTGGATCGGCACCATGTGGCGCGGCCAGCTCACCTTCGAGACGCCGATGCTGTGGTCGATCGGCTTCCTGGTCACCTTCCTGCTCGGCGGGCTGACCGGCGTGCTGCTGGCCTCCCCGCCGCTGGACTGGCACGTCAACGACAGCTACTTCGTCGTGGCGCACTTCCACTACGTGGTCTTCGGCACCGTCGTGTTCGCGGCCAACGCCGGCATCGCCTTCTGGTTCCCCAAGATGTGCGGCCGGATGATGGACGAGCGTCTAGGGAAGCTCCAGTTCTGGATGACGTTCATCGGCTTCCACGGCACGTTCCTGGTGCAGCACTGGCTCGGCGGTGAGGGCATGCCGCGTCGCTACGCCAACTACCTGGTCAGCGACGGGTTCACCACGCTGAACACCGTGTCGACGATCTTCTCGTTCATCCTGGGCGCTTCCATCATCCCGTTCCTCTACAACGTGATCCGGTCCTGGCGCCACGGACCACTGGCGCTGCGGGACGACCCGTGGGGCCACGGCAACTCGCTGGAGTGGGCCACGTCGTCCCCGCCGCCGCGGCACAACTTCACCGAGATCCCGAAGATCCGCTCCGAGCGGCCGGCGTTCGAGGCGCATTACCCGCACCTCATCGAGCGGCTGGAGCGGGAGAAGCACGTGGGCAAGCGGCACGAGCCCTACGCCGGCGTCAGCGAAGTCGGCCTAAGTGGAGGTCAGCGGCAGGGCAGCAGGGACCCCGACCCGACCTGAGAAGGGACCCCCTGCCCCCACGGCTCGCAGGCTCGCGGCGGGACCCTGCAGGGGGCCGCCGCTCGTCCGCACTCCTCGTGGAAGGGCCCTGTTCTCGTCACCTTGGCAGGCTCACGGCGGGACCCGGGACGAGGCCGGCGGGGCCCGGAGGGGGCTGTCCGCGAGGCCTCGTCGGCCCCGGCCGGGGAAGCGGCCAGCCGGTCAGGGCAGCCAGGCGTCCAGGCCGTGCCCGTGGTGCGGATCCGGCTCCGCCCCCTCTGCATGACCGGACCGCTCCTCGTCGAGCGCCTCGCGGACCACCCAGCCGGCCAGCCCGGAGCCGTAGCCCTTGCGGGCCAGCATGCCCACCAGCCGGCGCTCGGCGGTGACCCGGTCGACCCGCCGCAGCCCGGGCAGCCGACGCTGCACCAGGCGACGGGCCGCATCCCACTCGTCCTGGTCGTCGACGAGGGCGACCGCCTCCTCGGCGACCTCGCCGTCGACGCCCTTGGCACGCAGCTCGGCCTTGAGCGCGCGCCGCGCCAGGCCTCGCCCGGCCTGGCGCGAGGTCACCCAGGCCCGGGCAAAGGCGGCGTCGTCGATGAGTCCGACTTCGCTGAACCGGTCGAGGACCAGTTCGGCGACGTCGTCGCTGATGCCGCGCTTGGCGAGCAGGTCGGCCAGCTGCTGACGGGTCTTAGGGGTGCCGGTCAGCGCCCGCAGGCAGATCGACCGGGCGACCTGCTCGGGGTCGCCCGGCTCGTCCTCGGGGTGCGGGTCGCCGGCCGGCAGGGCGGCGTCCGGACCGTCCGGGTCAGGGGACGAACCGGAGCGCCGCCCGCGTCGGCGTCCGGGAGCCGAGCGCTCCCGTGCCGCGGGCCAGCCGCCCACCGTCAGAAGTCGGGCTGGTCGGCCACGACCGGCTCATCCAGCTTCGCGCCGATGCCCAGCTTCTCCTTGACCTTCTTCTCGATCTCGTCGGCGAGGTCGGGGTTGTCGCGCAGGAAGGTGCGGACGTTCTCCTTGCCCTGGCCGAGCTGATCGCCCTCGTACGTGTACCAGGCGCCGGACTTGCGGATGAAGCCCTGCTCGACGCCGGCGTCGATCAGGCCGCCCTCACGGCTGAAGCCCTGACCCCACAGCAGGTCGAGCTCGGCCTGCTTGAACGGCGCGGCGACCTTGTTCTTGACGACCTTCACGCGGACCCGGCTGCCGACCGCCTCGGTGCCCTGCTTGAGGGTCTCGATGCGGCGGACGTCGAGCCGGACCGACGAGTAGAACTTCAGCGCGCGACCACCGGTGGTGACCTCCGGCGAGCCGTAGACGACGCCGACCTTCTCGCGCAGCTGGTTGATGAAGATCGCGGTGGTGCCGGAGTTGTTCAGCGCACCGGTGATCTTCCGGAGCGCCTGGCTCATCAGCCGGGCCTGCAGACCGACGTGGCTGTCGCCCATCTCACCCTCGATCTCGGCGCGCGGCACGAGCGCGGCGACCGAGTCGATGACGATGACGTCGAGCGCGCCGGAGCGGATGAGCATGTCGGCGATCTCCAGCGCCTGCTCACCGGTGTCGGGCTGGCTGACCAGGAGCGCGTCGGTGTCGACGCCGATGGCCCGGGCGTACTCGGGGTCGAGCGCGTGCTCGGCGTCGATGAAGGCCGCGATACCGCCGGCGGCCTGCGCGTTGGCCACCGCGTGCAGGGCGACCGTCGTCTTGCCGGAGGCCTCGGGGCCGTACACTTCGATGACGCGGCCGCGCGGTAGGCCACCGATACCGAGGGCGATGTCGAGGGCGATGGAGCCGGTCGGGATGACCTTCATCGCGACCTCGGGGCTGTCCCCCAGCCGCATCACCGACCCCTTGCCGAACTGCTTGTCGATCTGGGCGAGGGCCATGTCGAGGGCCTTGTCACGGTCGAGCGTTGCCATGGTGCTCACCTTCGGGAAGTCGCGATGCCCGTGTGTCTTCGAGCGGGTCGGTGTCGACGCTAGAGCGGGGGTCTGACACTTCCGGGGGATCCGGGCGACCTGTGGAGGAACGCCCGGCCTGTGGACTGCGGCACCAATCTAGCCCGAACGTGTGTTCGACTGCCAGCGTCGACACGCCGCTCCCGCGACTCACCGCTCCTTGCGCGGCACGTCGAACTCCTCGCAGATCGCCAGCCACACCCGCCGCACCGGCAGGCCGGCATCGATGGCCTCGACGGCGCTGCGCCCGCCCAGCGAGCTGAAGACGTGGTCGCGGGCCACGCTCTCCGCACGCATGGGGCCGAACTGCTCGCGGAGCCGGGACCAGAAATCCTGCAGGCGCACGTCCCCGACGCTAGCGCGCACCCGGCCGGCTCCGCTCCGCTCCCCGGGCTCCTACGCTGGCTGCGTGATCGGCACCGGCTCGACCAGCCTGGACCTCCTCCTCGAGATCGGCATCGCCCTGGCCCTCCTGGCCTCGCTGGTCCTGCTCTGGCGCAACTACCGGGGCCGCTGAGCCACTCCTGCTCCCCCGGTCCGCGCCCACACCACCAGCAGCGGGACCACGAGCGCGGCCGAGACCGTCGCCACCAGGCCGTAGCCGCCCAGGGCGAGCAGCGGGCCCCCGGCGACACCGGCGACCGCGGCACCCAGCCCCATGAGCAGGTCGGTGCCGCCCTGGGCGGCCGGCCGCTGCTCGTCGCTGACCGACTCGGTGACGAGCGTGGAACCGGCGATGAGCCCGCAGGACCAGCCCAGCCCGAGCAGCAGCAGCCCGGTGCCGAGCTGCAGCGCCGCGTCGGGTGCCGCCGTCCCGGCCAGCGCGGCCGCGGCCAGCAGCAGGGCCGCGGCCACGGCGACCGTGGTCCGGCTGCCGGCCCGGTCGGCCAGCAGTCCGACCAGTGGGGAGAACAGGTACATGCCGGCGACGTGCACGCTGATGACCAGGCCGATGACGCGCAGCGTCGTCCCGCCGGCGTGGCCCATGTGCACCGGCGCCATGACCATCACGCCGACCATCACCGCGTGGGAGACCACCACCGCGGTGATCCCGAGCCGGCCGCGAGGGTCGGCCCACACGGCGCGGACGGCGTCCGTGGTGGCCCGTCGTGGCCGGCCGACGTCCGCCCCTGCGCCCCGCAGCCGGCGGGCCAGCAGCAACGGGTCGGGCCGCAGCAGGGCGAGCAGGCCCAGGGCGACGGCCGCGAAGACAGCGACGGAGATGGCGAAGGCCCCGGTGAGCGGAGGCAGTCCCAGGACGTCGCCGAGCGCCTCACCGGGGCCGGCGAGGTTGGGGCCGAGCACCGAGCCGACCGTGGTCGCCCACACCACCAGGGACAGCGCCCGCCCGCGCTGCTCGGGTACGGCGAGGTCGGCCGCGGCGTAGCGCGCCTGCAGCCCGCACGCGGTGGCGGCGCCGAAGGCGAACAGTCCGACGAGGAGCAGCGGCAGCGACGAGGCGACCGCGGCGACGATGGTCAGCAGGGCACCCAGGACGGCGACCGCGTACCCGGCGGCCAGCCCGGCCCGCCGGCCGGCGCGGTCGCTGACGCGGGCCAGCGGCACGGCGAGGACCGCGGCCCCGAGCACGCCGGCCGTCTGGCCGAGACCGGCCGCGGTCTCGGTGCCGGCCACGTCGCGTGCGAGGAGGCCACCGACGGTGATGCCGACCGTGATGCCGAGCCCGCTCAGGGCGACGCTCCCGCTGAGCACCCCGAGGGTCCGGCGCTGGACGGCGACCGGGTCGACGGCCCGGGTCTCCGCGGTCACTGCAGGACCGCCCTACAGACCCATGGCACGGCCGACGATCTCCCGCATGATCTCGTTGGTGCCGCCGTAGATCGGCTGGATGCGGGCGTCGCGCCAGGCCTTGGACACCGGGTACTCGTCCATGTAGCCGTAGCCGCCGTGCAGCTGCAGACACCGGTCGGCCACCTTGTTCTGCAGCTCGGTGGTCCAGTACTTGGCCATCGCCGCGTCGACCGGGGTGAGCTCGCCGCGGTCGAGCTGGCGCACGCACTCGTCGACGAAGGTCCGGGCGATGGTGACCTCGGTCTGCAGCTCGGCCAGGACGAACCGGCTGTTCTGGAAGCTGCCCACGGGCCGACCGAAGGCGGTGCGCCCGGTGACGTACTCGACGGTCTGTGCCAGCACGGTCTCGGCCGCGGCCACCGCGCCGACCGCGATCGACAGCCGCTCCTGCGGCAGGTTCTCCATGAGGTGGGCGAAGCCGCGGTTCTCCGTGCCCAGCAGGTTCTCGGCCGGCACCCGCACGCCGTCGAAGTACAGCTCCGCGGTGTCCTGCGCCTTGAGACCGATCTTGGCCAGGTTCCGCCCGCGGGTGAATCCGGGCATGTCCCGCTCGACGACGAGGAGGCTCAGCCCCCGCGACCCCGG
Proteins encoded:
- a CDS encoding acyl-CoA dehydrogenase family protein, coding for MRRSLYEAEHEDFRETVRAWAEKNVVPFHDQWERDGIVPREVWTSAGAQGLLGTDMDERYGGGGVRDFRYQAVLDEELMRIGATGLGFGLHNDVVGPYLRDLGTEEQKQRWLPGFCGGELITAIAMTEPAAGSDLQGIRTTARPDGDGWLLSGSKTFITNGINADLVIVVARTAPDAPGSRGLSLLVVERDMPGFTRGRNLAKIGLKAQDTAELYFDGVRVPAENLLGTENRGFAHLMENLPQERLSIAVGAVAAAETVLAQTVEYVTGRTAFGRPVGSFQNSRFVLAELQTEVTIARTFVDECVRQLDRGELTPVDAAMAKYWTTELQNKVADRCLQLHGGYGYMDEYPVSKAWRDARIQPIYGGTNEIMREIVGRAMGL